Proteins encoded together in one Macadamia integrifolia cultivar HAES 741 chromosome 8, SCU_Mint_v3, whole genome shotgun sequence window:
- the LOC122086318 gene encoding laccase-7-like has product MARLCLVLVAFVFALVVSVDSSSVVKHTFIVKNQTLRRLCSEQNVTVVNGKMPGPVIKVEDGDTLIVNVLNQSPVNISLHWHGLFQRRSGWADGAAYITQCAIAPGTNYTYKFNITGQHGTLWWHSHRSLLRATLYGAFIIHPKTSYPFPKPYKAVPILFGEWWNGSVVSIDNQRNLAGTGPALSDAFTINGKPGHLYPCPDTYKLKVKPGKIYLLRIINAALNHQLFFKIAGHNFTVVAVDASYTEPYLTDVVLSGPGQTVDVLLVPNQPPKGYYMAIQGYNSTGPAALFLNKTSTAILEYENSTSSVPEMPVLPPFDDTPTAFKFYSNLTSPINSVNNVPIQVDVQMFITIGMSVTPCATCNVPNQKGIRLSANMNGKSFQLPTNMSILRASFTSAPGVFTEDFPTQPLLAFDYTNSTKLLNQTQFVLAQKSTSVKRIPFNSSVEIVLQNTAIITVESHPMHLHGYDFYVMAMGFGNYNPTEDIKKFNYFNPQKRNTVAVPAGGWAVIRFRADNPGTWIIHCHLETHLSFGLATVLIVDEGPTPFYKLPPPPSDYPQC; this is encoded by the exons ATGGCTCGTCTCTGTCTAGTGCTTGTAGCCTTCGTTTTTGCTTTGGTGGTTTCTGTGGATTCATCCAGTGTGGTCAAGCACACCTTCATA GTTAAGAACCAGACACTTCGGCGACTGTGCAGCGAGCAGAATGTGACAGTGGTGAATGGAAAGATGCCAGGACCAGTGATAAAGGTTGAAGATGGCGACACGCTCATTGTTAATGTCCTTAACCAGTCACCTGTCAATATCTCCCTTCACTG GCATGGACTGTTTCAGAGACGGAGTGGATGGGCTGATGGAGCAGCATACATAACCCAATGTGCCATTGCTCCTGGAACTAATTACACTTACAAATTCAACATTACTGGTCAACATGGAACTCTTTGGTGGCATTCTCATAGATCCCTCCTTAGAGCCACTCTTTATGGGGCTTTCATCATCCACCCCAAGACCAGTTATCCATTCCCCAAGCCCTACAAGGCCGTTCCTATTCTATTTG GGGAGTGGTGGAATGGTAGTGTCGTTTCCATCGACAATCAACGTAACCTCGCCGGTACTGGACCAGCTCTTTCCGATGCTTTCACCATCAATGGAAAACCTGGCCATCTATACCCATGCCCAG ATACCTATAAGCTGAAGGTGAAACCTGGAAAGATCTACCTCCTCCGCATCATCAACGCTGCACTCAACCACCAGTTGTTTTTTAAGATCGCAGGCCACAATTTCACGGTGGTCGCTGTTGACGCTAGCTACACCGAACCATACCTCACCGATGTGGTTTTGAGTGGTCCAGGCCAAACGGTGGATGTCCTCCTTGTTCCCAACCAACCTCCCAAGGGTTACTACATGGCAATTCAAGGCTACAATAGCACGGGCCCCGCAGCACTGTTCCTAAATAAAACCTCAACCGCCATCCTCGAATACGAGAACTCCACGTCATCAGTCCCGGAGATGCCCGTCCTTCCACCCTTCGATGATACACCCACGGCCTTCAAGTTCTATAGCAACTTAACCAGTCCTATCAACTCGGTCAACAACGTACCTATCCAAGTGGACGTGCAGATGTTCATAACCATCGGCATGAGTGTCACGCCGTGTGCTACCTGTAATGTTCCAAATCAGAAGGGTATTCGACTCTCTGCCAACATGAACGGCAAGTCATTCCAGTTGCCCACCAATATGTCCATATTGCGGGCATCCTTTACGAGTGCCCCCGGTGTGTTCACCGAAGATTTCCCAACACAGCCACTGTTGGCCTTCGACTACACCAACTCCACAAAGCTCTTAAACCAGACACAGTTCGTGTTGGCCCAGAAGTCAACAAGTGTGAAGAGGATACCATTTAATTCGTCGGTGGAGATAGTGCTTCAGAACACAGCTATTATTACGGTGGAAAGCCACCCAATGCATCTACACGGTTACGATTTCTACGTGATGGCCATGGGATTTGGGAACTACAACCCCACCGAGGATATAAAGAAGTTCAATTATTTTAATCCACAAAAGCGTAACACCGTCGCCGTCCCCGCCGGTGGCTGGGCTGTCATCAGATTCCGAGCAGATAATCCAG GTACATGGATAATACACTGCCACCTCGAAACCCATCTCTCGTTTGGCCTGGCTACGGTTTTGATTGTTGATGAGGGCCCTACCCCTTTCTATAAACTCCCTCCCCCACCTTCCGATTATCCCC